In Lampris incognitus isolate fLamInc1 chromosome 20, fLamInc1.hap2, whole genome shotgun sequence, one genomic interval encodes:
- the tmem256 gene encoding transmembrane protein 256 has product MTASLVRRLAALSGASAVAAGAYGAHGFKNTDPDDYQRVLFETANKYHFYHSLALLGAAHCGQPAVVGTLLVAGMGMFCGSLYHQALTGDPGLRKIAPVGGMAMIAGWLAMIL; this is encoded by the exons atgaccGCGTCTCTTGTCCGGAGGTTAGCAGCCTTGTCCGGGGCAAGTGCTGTCGCCGCGGGAGCATATGGGGCTCACG GTTTCAAAAACACTGACCCGGATGATTACCAGCGTGTG CTGTTTGAAACGGCGAACAAATACCATTTCTACCACAGTCTAGCTCTGCTGGGGGCCGCCCACTGTGGGCAACCTGCTGTG GTTGGCACCCTCCTCGTGGCAGGCATGGGGATGTTCTGTGGCTCTCTTTACCACCAGGCCCTGACAGGGGACCCCGGATTGCGCAAGATTGCTCCTGTTGGGGGCATGGCCATGATCGCTGGCTGGCTGGCAATGATTCtctga